From the Cryptomeria japonica chromosome 2, Sugi_1.0, whole genome shotgun sequence genome, one window contains:
- the LOC131046898 gene encoding NAC domain-containing protein 6, whose protein sequence is MKTEMGIGEQKGRDMGEFELPGFRFHPTEQELVGFYLKKMVQGKLHNFSYIGVLDLYQYDPWDLPSLGRLGERELFFFVPRDKKCQNGGRPSRITACGYWKATGSDRHVRDEYGKALGLKKTLVFYRGRAPRGEKTDWIMNEYRMLDSNERYRKEVVLCRIYRKATPLKWLEQKAISQAQETSMDEDFESKPEEDTFVSSRQTSSDVQANKQVSSKSKQPQQSSSLDDNTNTTHTNSDITSSQGCCSALDLELNSMMESTVYGGYIDPIFQAFADDGKKSMEGFSSLMAMINSTSIDCCGLDSIFPSPDTQKSKVVDMPKLSLDFRNDGSLSTGKDKSPWADLWSPSIFLSTPNNHQLDGF, encoded by the exons ATGAAAACTGAAATGGGGATTGGAGAACAAAAGGGAAGGGATATGGGGGAATTTGAACTTCCTGGTTTTAGGTTCCACCCCACAGAACAGGAGTTAGTGGGGTTTTACCTGAAGAAAATGGTGCAGGGGAAGCTCCATAACTTCAGTTATATTGGTGTTCTTGACCTGTATCAGTATGATCCCTGGGATTTGCCAA gtttgggGCGTTTGGGTGAAAGGGAACTTTTCTTCTTTGTTCCGAGAGATAAAAAGTGTCAGAATGGAGGGAGGCCCAGCCGTATTACTGCCTGTGGGTATTGGAAGGCCACTGGCTCAGACAGGCATGTCCGTGATGAATATGGTAAGGCTCTTGGCCTCAAGAAGACTCTGGTGTTTTACAGAGGCCGAGCCCCACGGGGTGAGAAAACTGATTGGATTATGAACGAGTACAGAATGCTCGATTCTAATGAGAGATACAGG AAGGAAGTAGTGCTGTGTCGAATCTACAGAAAGGCAACTCCTCTGAAATGGCTAGAGCAAAAAGCAATCAGCCAGGCGCAAGAAACTTCAATGGACGAGGATTTCGAGAGCAAACCAGAAGAAGACACTTTTGTTTCCTCCAGACAAACAAGCTCTGATGTTCAAGCTAACAAGCAAGTTTCTTCAAAGTCGAAGCAGCCCCAGCAAAGCAGCTCACTGGATGATAACACGAACACCACCCACACAAACAGTGACATAACTTCCTCACAAGGTTGCTGCTCTGCTCTGGACTTAGAGCTCAACAGTATGATGGAATCCACAGTTTATGGGGGGTACATTGACCCCATATTCCAAGCATTTGCAGACGATGGAAAGAAAAGCATGGAGGGATTTTCAAGCTTGATGGCTATGATAAATTCAACTTCTATAGACTGTTGTGGCTTGGATTCCATTTTTCCCTCACCTGATACTCAGAAAAGTAAAGTAGTGGATATGCCAAAATTGTCCTTGGATTTCCGCAACGATGGTTCTTTGTCTACTGGGAAGGACAAAAGTCCATGGGCTGATTTGTGGAGCCCCTCCATTTTCTTATCCACCCCAAATAATCATCAACTAGACGGCTTTTAG